In Pseudomonas sp. R76, one genomic interval encodes:
- a CDS encoding AraC family transcriptional regulator, protein MNSIDTLIALANLRGSLDLRCQFQGDWALDHPPENLGVAPYHIVLSGTCRAELSGGQQVTLEEGDILLMPGGATHLLRSQGARIRPMQPTVIEGGVLPVYRLGGERTEVDMLCGSFHYNRQSLLFGALPEYLVVSSRQWQGDGQLAALIALLRSEADGQQLGARSFIDALSSALFTLILRTWLTRQGPVAGTFALLADKRLGKAWQAMLAEPGHEWTIDSLAAAASMSRATFMRAFVKVAGVSPWVLLTQLRMERAFNLLRQSRLSLLDIAAQVGYQSQAAFSKKFKETYGEAPGRMRTRAD, encoded by the coding sequence ATGAATTCGATCGACACTCTTATTGCGCTGGCCAACCTGCGCGGCAGTCTGGATTTGCGTTGCCAGTTCCAGGGCGACTGGGCACTGGATCACCCGCCAGAAAACCTCGGCGTGGCGCCGTACCACATCGTGCTCAGCGGCACGTGCCGTGCCGAGCTGTCGGGCGGGCAGCAGGTGACGCTGGAGGAAGGCGATATCCTGCTGATGCCCGGTGGCGCTACGCATTTGTTGCGCAGCCAGGGCGCGCGTATCCGGCCGATGCAGCCAACGGTGATCGAAGGTGGTGTGCTGCCGGTGTATCGCCTGGGCGGCGAGCGAACGGAAGTGGACATGCTCTGTGGCAGCTTTCACTACAACCGCCAGTCGCTGCTGTTCGGCGCGTTGCCGGAGTACCTGGTGGTGTCCAGCCGCCAATGGCAGGGCGATGGGCAACTGGCGGCACTGATCGCGCTGTTGCGCAGCGAGGCGGACGGCCAGCAACTGGGCGCACGCTCGTTTATCGACGCGCTGTCGTCGGCCTTGTTCACCCTTATTCTGCGCACTTGGCTGACCCGTCAGGGACCCGTGGCAGGCACCTTCGCTTTACTCGCCGACAAGCGCCTGGGCAAGGCCTGGCAGGCGATGCTGGCCGAGCCCGGCCACGAGTGGACCATCGACAGCCTGGCAGCTGCGGCGAGCATGTCGCGGGCGACCTTTATGCGCGCGTTTGTGAAAGTGGCGGGTGTGTCGCCGTGGGTGCTGCTGACCCAGCTGCGCATGGAGCGGGCGTTCAACCTGCTGCGCCAGTCGCGCCTGAGCCTGCTGGATATCGCCGCCCAGGTGGGTTATCAGTCGCAGGCGGCGTTCAGCAAGAAGTTCAAGGAAACCTATGGCGAGGCGCCGGGGCGAATGCGCACACGCGCAGACTAA
- a CDS encoding carboxymuconolactone decarboxylase family protein, translating to MFNNWSDLLPTVKKAFGALGKSNPKLVKAYMALGEAAEENNVLDAKTRELISIAVAITTRCDGCIGVHADAAIKAGATREEVAATLATAISMNAGAAYIYSLRALEAYDTLKPAPQS from the coding sequence ATGTTCAATAACTGGTCCGACTTGCTGCCTACCGTGAAAAAAGCCTTTGGTGCGCTGGGCAAGAGCAACCCGAAGCTGGTCAAAGCCTACATGGCGTTGGGCGAGGCTGCCGAGGAAAACAACGTGCTCGACGCCAAGACCCGCGAGCTGATTTCCATCGCCGTGGCCATTACCACGCGTTGCGACGGTTGCATCGGCGTGCATGCCGACGCGGCGATCAAGGCCGGCGCGACCCGCGAAGAAGTGGCGGCAACGCTGGCCACGGCAATCTCGATGAATGCCGGCGCCGCGTACATCTACTCGCTACGCGCGCTGGAAGCCTACGACACGCTCAAACCGGCGCCGCAAAGTTAA
- a CDS encoding GlxA family transcriptional regulator, whose translation MHRTVAILIFPGVQSLDVTGPMDVFCEANRFLPPHDHYRLEVLGLGHGSMAASNGLSLQAHKHYSEALQAYDLLLVAGGPQLPFEDFGAPFDDWLRAAAARAQRFGSICNGAFMLARAGLLDGKTVTTHWNDAADLARLCPSAQVDADRLYVQDGNLYTSAGVTAGIDLSLFLLAQDHGPEVALSVAKRLVVFTQRSGGQSQFSPFLTPHAESTSAVALVQLYVLANLTGDLTIADLAKAANMSARNFSRVFAREARITPAEFVERARVDAARVMLESSPAPLKTVAYQCGFRDAQHMRSVFNRRLGVTPQQFRLNFAAPV comes from the coding sequence ATGCATAGAACCGTCGCCATCCTGATCTTCCCCGGCGTCCAGTCACTGGACGTGACCGGCCCCATGGATGTGTTCTGCGAGGCCAACCGTTTTTTGCCGCCGCACGACCATTACCGGCTTGAAGTACTTGGCCTGGGCCACGGCAGCATGGCGGCCTCAAACGGCTTGTCGTTGCAGGCTCACAAGCACTACAGCGAAGCGCTGCAAGCCTACGACCTGCTGTTGGTCGCCGGTGGCCCGCAACTGCCCTTCGAAGATTTCGGCGCGCCATTTGATGATTGGCTGCGCGCCGCCGCCGCCCGCGCGCAACGCTTCGGCTCGATCTGCAACGGCGCCTTTATGCTGGCCCGTGCCGGCTTGCTGGATGGCAAAACCGTCACCACCCATTGGAACGACGCCGCCGACCTGGCGCGCTTGTGCCCCTCGGCACAGGTCGACGCCGACCGCCTTTACGTGCAGGACGGCAACCTCTACACCTCGGCTGGGGTCACCGCAGGTATCGACTTGTCGCTGTTCCTGCTGGCCCAGGACCACGGCCCGGAAGTCGCGCTGAGCGTGGCCAAGCGCCTGGTGGTGTTTACCCAGCGTTCGGGCGGGCAGTCGCAGTTCAGCCCGTTTCTTACACCCCACGCCGAAAGCACCTCGGCGGTGGCGTTGGTGCAGTTGTACGTGCTGGCGAACCTGACCGGGGATTTGACCATCGCCGACCTGGCCAAGGCGGCCAATATGAGTGCGCGAAATTTCTCCCGGGTGTTTGCCCGTGAAGCGCGCATCACGCCAGCGGAGTTTGTTGAGCGGGCGCGGGTGGATGCGGCGCGGGTGATGCTCGAAAGCAGCCCCGCGCCGCTCAAAACCGTGGCCTATCAATGCGGCTTTCGCGACGCCCAGCACATGCGCAGTGTGTTCAACCGCAGGCTGGGCGTGACGCCGCAACAGTTCCGGCTTAACTTTGCGGCGCCGGTTTGA
- a CDS encoding HD domain-containing protein: MSTIIAGIQIPDSALAKATTEYIRDVESDLLYHHSRRVFLFGALSGERKQLAYNPELLYVGAMFHDLGLVEGHRSDNERFEVDGANAAAAFLKPYGLSDDDIEQVWLSIALHTTPGVPQHLRPTVALVTAGVEMDVLGMDYAAFSSVQREAVVHAHPRGEGFKECIICAFADGLRHRPQTTFGNVKTDVLVDQEPGFKPMNFVEVIRKSPWA, encoded by the coding sequence ATGAGCACCATCATCGCCGGCATCCAGATCCCGGACAGCGCCTTGGCCAAGGCCACCACCGAATACATCCGTGACGTCGAATCCGACCTGCTCTACCACCACTCCCGCCGGGTATTCCTGTTCGGCGCATTGAGCGGTGAGCGCAAGCAATTGGCCTACAACCCGGAGCTGCTGTACGTCGGCGCGATGTTCCATGACCTCGGCCTGGTCGAAGGTCATCGCAGTGACAACGAGCGTTTCGAAGTGGACGGCGCCAACGCCGCGGCGGCGTTCCTCAAGCCTTACGGGCTGAGCGATGACGATATCGAGCAAGTGTGGCTGTCCATCGCCCTGCACACCACGCCCGGCGTGCCGCAGCACCTGCGCCCGACGGTGGCACTGGTGACTGCCGGCGTGGAAATGGACGTGCTGGGCATGGACTACGCGGCGTTTTCCAGCGTGCAGCGCGAAGCCGTGGTGCATGCGCATCCACGCGGTGAAGGGTTCAAGGAATGCATCATCTGCGCGTTTGCCGACGGCTTGCGCCATCGCCCGCAGACCACGTTTGGCAACGTGAAGACCGATGTGCTGGTGGATCAGGAGCCGGGGTTCAAGCCGATGAACTTTGTCGAGGTGATTCGCAAGTCGCCGTGGGCCTGA
- a CDS encoding ABC transporter permease subunit: MKRFSFSSFMLVAGLLFIYLPMLILVIYSFNESKLVTVWGGWSIKWYVGLLDNTQLMGSVARSLEIACYTAVAAVALGTLAAFVLTRISQFKGRTLFGGLVTAPLVMPEVITGLSLLLLFVAMAQMIGWPQERGIVTIWIAHTTFCAAYVAVVVSARLRELDLSIEEAAMDLGARPWKVFFLITIPMIAPSLAAGGMMSFALSLDDLVLASFVSGPGSTTLPMEVFSAVRLGVKPEINAVASLILLAVSLVTFLVWFFSRRAEEHRKKAIQQAIEEAAADGWQQPDKRRAPAPV, from the coding sequence ATGAAGCGCTTCAGTTTCTCGAGTTTTATGCTGGTGGCGGGGTTGTTGTTCATCTACCTGCCGATGCTGATCCTGGTGATCTACTCGTTCAACGAGTCCAAACTGGTGACGGTGTGGGGCGGTTGGTCGATCAAGTGGTACGTGGGCCTGCTGGACAACACCCAGTTGATGGGCTCGGTGGCACGTTCCCTGGAAATCGCCTGCTACACGGCGGTGGCCGCCGTCGCGTTGGGTACGTTGGCAGCGTTCGTGCTGACGCGCATCAGCCAGTTCAAGGGCCGCACGCTGTTCGGCGGGCTGGTGACCGCGCCGCTGGTAATGCCCGAGGTGATCACCGGTCTGTCGCTGTTGCTGCTGTTCGTGGCCATGGCGCAGATGATCGGTTGGCCCCAGGAGCGTGGCATTGTCACCATTTGGATAGCCCACACCACGTTCTGTGCGGCGTATGTGGCGGTGGTGGTGTCGGCGCGCTTGCGTGAGCTGGACCTGTCGATCGAAGAAGCGGCGATGGACCTGGGCGCGCGGCCGTGGAAGGTGTTCTTCCTGATCACCATCCCGATGATCGCGCCGTCGTTGGCGGCGGGCGGCATGATGTCGTTCGCGCTGTCGCTGGATGACCTGGTACTGGCCAGCTTCGTGTCCGGCCCGGGCTCGACCACCTTGCCGATGGAAGTGTTCTCGGCCGTACGTCTTGGGGTTAAACCCGAGATCAACGCCGTGGCCAGCCTGATTCTGTTGGCGGTGTCGCTGGTGACTTTCCTGGTGTGGTTCTTCAGCCGCCGTGCCGAAGAACACCGCAAGAAAGCCATCCAGCAAGCGATTGAAGAAGCGGCGGCGGATGGCTGGCAACAGCCGGACAAGCGCCGGGCGCCTGCACCGGTCTAA
- a CDS encoding ABC transporter permease subunit → MNMKKFKRQLQRITPGGRHVVIGIPFLWLFLFFALPFFIVLKISFAEADVAIPPYTEIYTFVEQKLQLVLNLGNYAMLGDDELYIAAYLGSLKMAFFSTILCLLIGYPMAYAIASARKEMQTVLVLLIMMPTWTAILIRVYAWMGILSNNGLLNGFLLSMGLINEPLQILNTNIAVYIGVVYSYLPFMILPLYANLVKHDQSLLEAASDLGSSTFNSFWKITVPLSKNGIIAGCMLVFIPVVGEFVIPELLGGPETLMIGKVLWQEFFNNRDWPVASALAVVMLAILIVPIILFNRSQAKEMEGKI, encoded by the coding sequence ATGAATATGAAGAAGTTCAAACGCCAGCTGCAGCGAATAACACCCGGTGGCCGGCATGTGGTCATCGGGATCCCTTTCCTCTGGCTGTTCCTGTTTTTCGCACTGCCGTTCTTCATCGTCTTGAAGATCAGCTTTGCCGAAGCCGACGTCGCGATCCCGCCTTACACCGAGATCTACACCTTCGTTGAGCAAAAGCTGCAATTGGTGCTCAACCTGGGCAACTACGCGATGCTCGGCGACGACGAGTTGTACATCGCCGCGTACCTGGGCTCGCTGAAGATGGCGTTTTTCAGCACGATCCTGTGCCTGTTGATCGGCTATCCGATGGCCTACGCGATTGCCAGCGCGCGCAAAGAGATGCAGACCGTGCTGGTGCTGCTGATCATGATGCCGACCTGGACCGCGATCCTGATCCGCGTGTATGCGTGGATGGGCATCCTCAGCAACAACGGCTTGCTCAACGGCTTCCTGTTGTCCATGGGGTTGATCAACGAGCCGCTGCAGATCCTCAACACCAACATCGCGGTGTACATCGGCGTGGTCTATTCGTACCTGCCGTTCATGATCCTGCCGCTGTACGCCAACCTGGTCAAACACGATCAAAGCCTGCTGGAAGCCGCGTCCGACCTGGGTTCGAGCACTTTCAACAGCTTCTGGAAAATCACCGTGCCGCTGTCCAAGAACGGCATCATCGCTGGCTGCATGCTGGTGTTCATTCCAGTGGTGGGCGAGTTCGTGATACCGGAACTGCTCGGCGGCCCGGAAACCCTGATGATCGGTAAAGTGTTGTGGCAAGAATTCTTCAACAACCGTGACTGGCCGGTGGCGTCTGCCCTGGCGGTGGTGATGCTGGCGATCCTGATCGTGCCGATCATCCTGTTCAACCGCAGCCAAGCCAAAGAGATGGAGGGCAAGATATGA